From one Nothobranchius furzeri strain GRZ-AD chromosome 2, NfurGRZ-RIMD1, whole genome shotgun sequence genomic stretch:
- the LOC107376999 gene encoding chymotrypsin-like protease CTRL-1: MALQTFASGYAVMIILMCKGCLSQQPGCGKAALNTRIIGGQDASPGSWPWQVALKWSGFAYCGGSLITNQWVLTAAHCITSYCLNFTSAHLGLNNLSSSNPKEEIRTLEHFICHPEYNKNTLENDLCLLKLSSPVNFTSYIQPVCLASVNSTFHDGVTTWVTGFGKTDSGFLANILQEVDVPIVGHKKCSCYNLNFYKITDNMICAGLKAGGKDSCQGDSGGPLVIKSGFSWIQAGIVSFGKGCALPMQPGVYTRVSKYQTWIKDTVTGMKPGFVTFTSPGVNSDLQFICPTISPSTARTTNSTTKPAINPIIPPTIKNVPVSLINTDKSVFASGKTLNDFTPLVCVFALALFLHGFVGSGGI; the protein is encoded by the exons GTTGTCTTTCACAGCAACCTG GATGTGGAAAAGCAGCACTCAACACTCGTATCATTGGGGGTCAAGATGCATCCCCAGGAAGTTGGCCTTGGCAGGTAGCTTTAAAGTGGTCTGGTTTTGCTTACTGTGGAGGGTCACTGATCACCAACCAATGGGTGCTGACAGCTGCTCACTGCATAACAAG CTATTGCCTCAACTTCACAAGTGCCCATTTGGGTCTGAACAACCTGTCAAGTTCCAACCCCAAGGAAGAAATTCGAACACTTGAACATTTCATCTGTCATCCTGAATACAACAAGAACACCCTCGAAAATGACCTCTGCCTTCTGAAACTGTCATCTCCTGTCAATTTTACTAGCTACATCCAGCCGGTCTGTTTGGCCTCAGTAAATAGCACGTTCCATGACGGGGTAACAACCTGGGTCACTGGTTTTGGTAAGACTG ATTCAGGATTTTTGGCCAACATTCTGCAAGAGGTAGATGTACCAATAGTGGGACACAAGAAGTGCTCGTGCTACAACCTAAACTTCTACAAAATCACTGACAACATGATATGTGCAGGACTTAAAGCTGGAGGGAAGGACTCTTGTCAG GGAGACTCAGGAGGGCCGTTGGTAATAAAAAGTGGATTTTCATGGATCCAGGCTGGAATTGTGAGTTTCGGTAAAGGCTGTGCTCTCCCAATGCAACCAGGGGTCTACACTCGAGTGTCCAAGTATCAGACGTGGATCAAAGATACTGTCACTGGCATGAAACCAGGATTTGTTACCTTCACTTCCCCCGGTGTTAACAGTGACCTACAATTTATATGTCCCACCATTAGCCCTAGCACTGCCCGTACCACCAACTCAACCACTAAGCCAGCCATTAACCCTATTATTCCCCCTACCATTAAAAATGTGCCTGTCTCATTGATCAATACTGACAAAAGTGTTTTTGCTAGTGGTAAAACTTTGAATGACTTCACTCCCTTAGTGTGTGTCTTTGCTTTAGCTCTGTTTCTCCATGGCTTTGTTGGCAGTGGAGGAATATAA